A window of Citrus sinensis cultivar Valencia sweet orange chromosome 7, DVS_A1.0, whole genome shotgun sequence contains these coding sequences:
- the LOC127898896 gene encoding zinc finger BED domain-containing protein DAYSLEEPER-like, protein MADEWALFRNENTQNTYSKSELELYLEESTLPSISQFDILSWWKNNQGKYPILAKIARDFLAIPVSTVALESVFSTGGRHLSPHRSRLHPFTVEALVYGIPEEAILSTEQLIDESWMSEQQSNEVDD, encoded by the exons ATGGCTGATGAGTGggcattatttagaaatgaAAACACACAGAATACATATTCCAAATCAGAATTAGAGCTTTATCTTGAGGAGAGTACTTTGCCTTCAATTAGTCAATTTGACATTTTGTCGTGGTGGAAGAATAATCAAGGTAAATATCCTATACTTGCAAAGATTGCAAGGGACTTTTTGGCCATTCCTGTATCGACAGTTGCTTTGGAGTCCGTTTTTAGCACTGGAGGTAGACATTTGAGCCCTCATCGCAGTAGACTTCACCCATTCACAGTGGAGGCATTAGTGT ATGGAATTCCAGAGGAAGCAATACTTTCTACTGAGCAGTTGATTGATGAAAGTTGGATGAGTGAGCAACAATCAAATGAAGTGGATGATTGA
- the LOC127898895 gene encoding uncharacterized protein LOC127898895 — protein MANGGMMSFQVPQLKGSKFDNWSIKMKALLGAHDVWDVVEKGFIVPENEATLTAAQKENLKDLKKKENKAKYLIFQSLDEDAFEKIAGTTSSKKAWEKLETSYKGAEQVTKVRLQTLRGEFESLHMKASESISEYFTRVVTVSNELKRNGDELKEVRIIEKILRSVDSKFDHIVVTIEETRDLEDMTIEQLQGRL, from the coding sequence ATGGCAAACGGTGGTATGATGTCATTTCAAGTTCCACAATTAAAGGGAAGTAAGTTTGACAATTGGAGTATTAAAATGAAGGCTCTATTGGGCGCACATGACGTATGGGATGTTGTGGAGAAAGGCTTTATTGTGCCAGAAAATGAAGCCACTTTAACTGCAGCGCAGAAggagaatttaaaagacttgaagaagaaagagaataaagcAAAGTATCTCATCTTTCAATCATTAGATGAAGATGCTTTTGAAAAGATTGCTGGTACAACCTCCTCAAAAAAAGCATGGGAGAAACTAGAGACCTCTTACAAAGGAGCGGAGCAAGTTACGAAGGTTCGTCTCCAAACATTACGAGGAGAATTTGAGTCCTTACACATGAAGGCGTCAGAGTCAATTTCTGAATACTTTACTCGGGTTGTGACAGTTTccaatgaattaaaaagaaatggcgACGAGTTAAAAGAGGTAAGGATCATTGAAAAGATACTTCGATCAGTAGACTCGAAGTTTGATCATATTGTTGTGACAATTGAAGAAACAAGAGATCTAGAGGATATGACGATTGAGCAACTTCAAGGAAGGTTGTAA
- the LOC107176485 gene encoding LRR receptor-like serine/threonine-protein kinase EFR, with amino-acid sequence MSWLIFSFQALAFCFSVPEFLGASAFSVSGNETDRAALLEFKSKITNDALGVLGSWNDSIHFCQWYGVTCSPRYQRVTILDLQNLKLVGTLSPHIGNLSFLQKLDLRNNSFTNAIPPQIGHLRRLQILYLQINSFDGEIPASTSNCSNLLVVSLALNHLVGKIPSEFGSLSKLQFLSTTANNLIGNIPSSLGNLSSLRGLSLSRNGFYGSIPDTFGGLKNLVNLSLVVNNLSGTIPPSIFNISSIQTFDVGSTYIEGEMPLDLGTTLPNLRIFSITGNQFTGSISPSIPNATNLELFQVSENNLTGKVPHLERLQRLSWFIIVTNNLGSGGRDDDLSFLCSLTNATNLERLYVNNNNFGGLLPGCISNYSTTLQYLLVDNNKIFGRIPSGIGKYVNLQRLDMWNNQLSGTIPTAIGKLQNLGLLYLHGNKLSGNIPHSFGNLKMLIQLYLSDNLLQGSIPSSLGQCESLTTIDLSYNNLSGNIPA; translated from the coding sequence ATGTCCTGgttaattttcagttttcagGCTCTTGCATTCTGCTTTAGCGTGCCTGAATTCCTTGGAGCAAGTGCTTTTTCAGTTAGCGGTAACGAGACAGATAGAGCAGCTTTGCTTGAATTCAAGTCCAAGATCACTAATGACGCTCTTGGTGTTCTAGGCTCATGGAATGATTCCATCCACTTTTGTCAGTGGTATGGCGTTACATGTAGTCCTAGGTACCAGAGAGTCACAATCTTGGACTTGCAGAACCTTAAACTTGTTGGCACTTTGTCACCTCACATTGGAAATTTGAGcttccttcaaaaactagatCTCAGAAACAATAGCTTCACCAATGCGATTCCCCCACAGATTGGCCACTTACGCAGGTTGCAAATACTATACttgcaaattaattcatttgatGGAGAAATTCCTGCCAGTACATCCAATTGCTCAAACCTTCTTGTTGTCAGTCTAGCTCTTAATCATCTGGTGGGCAAAATTCCTTCAGAATTTGGCTCCTTGTCAAAGCTTCAATTCCTCTCTACAACTGCCAACAATCTGATAGGAAACATACCTTCTTCTTTGGGAAATTTGTCATCCCTTCGTGGTCTTTCTTTGTCCCGTAATGGATTTTATGGGAGCATTCCGGATACTTTTGGCGGGTTGAAGAATCTTGTGAACCTGTCGCTTGTTGTAAATAACTTATCTGGTACTATTCCTCCCTCAATCTTCAATATCTCTTCCATCCAAACTTTTGATGTGGGATCGACCTATATTGAAGGGGAAATGCCCTTGGACTTGGGTACCACTCTCCCAAATCTCCGAATATTCAGCATTACAGGAAACCAATTTACAGGTTCTATATCGCCTTCTATACCCAATGCTACCAACTTGGAATTATTTCAAGTATCGGAGAATAATCTAACAGGGAAAGTGCCTCATCTGGAACGGCTACAAAGGCTTTCTTGGTTCATAATTGTAACAAACAACCTTGGGAGTGGAGGACGCGATGATGATTTGAGCTTCTTATGCTCTTTGACGAATGCAACCAATTTAGAGCGTTTGTATGTAAATAACAACAACTTCGGAGGGTTACTACCTGGATGCATTAGCAACTACTCCACCACTCTTCAATATTTGCTCGTCgacaacaataaaatatttggaagGATCCCATCTGGGATTGGGAAGTATGTCAACTTGCAAAGACTGGACATGTGGAACAACCAATTATCAGGTACCATCCCCACTGCTATAGGAAAGCTTCAAAATTTAGGGCTATTGTACTTGCATGGAAACAAGTTATCAGGAAATATTCCACATTCTtttggaaatttgaaaatgttaaTCCAGTTATATTTGAGTGACAACTTGCTTCAAGGTAGCATCCCCTCAAGCCTAGGCCAGTGTGAGAGCTTGACAACAATTGATCTTTCTTACAATAATCTTAGTGGCAACATACCAGCCTAA